A genomic region of Columba livia isolate bColLiv1 breed racing homer unplaced genomic scaffold, bColLiv1.pat.W.v2 Scaffold_95, whole genome shotgun sequence contains the following coding sequences:
- the LOC135578177 gene encoding maestro heat-like repeat-containing protein family member 2B — protein sequence MISVVSHAAETHFNLVLDTVTAFTRDRFYETSTGWKAQLPQGTERPQATRAALMCVYSGIALRAPREQLLARVDREIMGTILQLSRVTQREMQLKLALVQSVTEVSSAIQTVGDAGSFELSSKQEVTQTLLDWIKEEPADSLVYGVFQALEELSKLRPALSREENRSLLAVCCQAVLSSPCQEGMKRGRTVRAALNMQLLHRRNVEDLGHLIETLLAAEEPSAGFDDVFLVSSHGESVAGAGNQGFSGWQ from the exons ATGATTTCTGTGGTGTCCCATGCTGCTGAGACCCACTTCAACCTGGTCTTGGACACAGTGACCGCTTTTACCAGAGACAGGTTTTATGAGACTTCCACGGGCTGGAAG GCACAGCTGCCGCAGGGCACAGAGAGACCTCAGGCCACTCGTGCTGCTCTGATGTGCGTGTACAGCGGCATCGCTCTGCGTgcccccagggagcagctgctcgCCCGTGTGGATAGGGAGATCATGGGCACCATCCTGCAGCTCTCCAGAGTCACACAGAGG GAGATGCAGCTCAAGCTCGCCCTGGTGCAGAGTGTCACTGAGgtcagctctgccatccagacTGTGGGTGATGCTGGCAGCTTTGAGCTGTCCTCGAAGCAGGAGGTGACACAGACCCTGCTG GACTGGATCAAGGAGGAGCCTGCGGACTCCCTGGTGTATGGAGTGTTTCAGGCCCTGGAGGAGTTGAG CAAGCTGAGGCCAGCGCTGAGCAGGGAGGAGAACCGCAGCCTGCTGGCAGTGTGCTGCCAGGCTGTCCTGTCCTCTCCTTGCCAGGAGGGGATGAAGAGGGGCAGGACGGTGCGGGCAGCTCTGAACATGCAG ctTCTGCACAGGAGAAATGTTGAAGATCTGGGCCACCTCATCGAGACTCTCCTGGCGGCAGAGGAGCCCTCGGCTGGCTTTGATGATGTGTTCCTTGTGAGTAGCCATGGGGAAAGCGTTGCAGGGGCAGGGAATCAAGGATTTAGCGGGTGGCAGTAG